The Oncorhynchus keta strain PuntledgeMale-10-30-2019 unplaced genomic scaffold, Oket_V2 Un_scaffold_5444_pilon_pilon, whole genome shotgun sequence genome contains a region encoding:
- the LOC127929160 gene encoding uncharacterized protein LOC127929160 isoform X12, with protein sequence MSAYCMSLAQYYVRSLLVYCMSLAQYYVRSLLVYCMSLAQYYVRSLLVYCMSLAQYYVRSLLVYCMSLAQYYVRSLLVYCMSLAQYYVRSLLVYCMSLAQYYVRSLLVYCMSLAQYYVRSLLVYCMSLAQYYVRSLLVYCMSLAQYYVRPLLAYCMSLAQYYVRSLLVYCMSLAQYYVRSLLVYCMSLAQYYVRSLLVYCMSLAQYYVRSLLVYCMSLAQYYVRPLLAYCMSLAQYYVRSLLVYCMSLAQYYVRPLLAYCMSLAQYYVRPLLAYCMSLAQYYVRPLLAYCMSLAQYYVRPLLAYSTSITDKCT encoded by the exons ATGTCGGCCTACTGTATGTCCCTAGCACAATATTATGTTAGGTCTCTATTAGTCTACTGTATGTCCCTAGCACAATATTATGTTAGGTCTCTATTAGTCTACTGTATGTCCCTAGCACAATATTATGTTAGGTCTCTATTAGTCTACTGTATGTCCCTAGCACAATATTATGTTAGGTCTCTATTAGTCTACTGTATGTCCCTAGCACAATATTATGTTAG GTCTCTATTAGTCTACTGTATGTCCCTAGCACAATATTATGTTAGGTCTCTATTAGTCTACTGTATGTCCCTAGCACAATATTATGTTAG GTCTCTATTAGTCTACTGTATGTCCCTAGCACAATATTATGTTAGGTCTCTATTAGTCTACTGTATGTCCCTAGCACAATATTATGTTAGGTCTCTATTAGTCTACTGTATGTCCCTAGCACAATATTATGTTAGGCCTCTGTTAGCCTACTGTATGTCCCTAGCACAATATTATGTTAGGTCTCTGTTAGTCTACTGTAT GTCCCTAGCACAATATTATGTTAGGTCTCTATTAGTCTACTGTATGTCCCTAGCACAATATTATGTTAGGTCTCTATTAGTCTACTGTATGTCCCTAGCACAATATTATGTTAG GTCTCTATTAGTCTACTGTATGTCCCTAGCACAATATTATGTTAGGCCTCTGTTAGCCTACTGTATGTCCCTAGCACAATATTATGTTAGGTCTCTGTTAGTCTACTGTATGTCCCTAGCACAATATTATGTTAG GCCTCTGTTAGCCTACTGTATGTCCCTAGCACAATATTATGTTAGGCCTCTGTTAGCCTACTGTATGTCCCTAGCACAATATTATGTTAGGCCTCTGTTAGCCTACTGTATGTCCCTAGCACAATATTATGTTAGGCCTCTATTAG CCTACTCAACAAGCATCACAGACAAATGTACATAA
- the LOC127929160 gene encoding uncharacterized protein LOC127929160 isoform X7: MSAYCMSLAQYYVRSLLVYCMSLAQYYVRSLLVYCMSLAQYYVRSLLVYCMSLAQYYVRSLLVYCMSLAQYYVRSLLVYCMSLAQYYVRSLLVYCMSLAQYYVRSLLVYCMSLAQYYVRSLLVYCMSLAQYYVRSLLVYCMSLAQYYVRSLLVYCMSLAQYYVRSLLVYCMSLAQYYVRPLLAYCMSLAQYYVRSLLVYCMSLAQYYVRPLLVYCMSLAQYYVRSLLVYCMSLAQYYVRPLLAYCMSLAQYYVRSLLVYCMSLAQYYVRPLLAYCMSLAQYYVRPLLAYCMSLAQYYVRPLLAYCMSLAQYYVRPLLAYSTSITDKCT; the protein is encoded by the exons ATGTCGGCCTACTGTATGTCCCTAGCACAATATTATGTTAGGTCTCTATTAGTCTACTGTATGTCCCTAGCACAATATTATGTTAGGTCTCTATTAGTCTACTGTATGTCCCTAGCACAATATTATGTTAGGTCTCTATTAGTCTACTGTATGTCCCTAGCACAATATTATGTTAGGTCTCTATTAGTCTACTGTATGTCCCTAGCACAATATTATGTTAG GTCTCTATTAGTCTACTGTATGTCCCTAGCACAATATTATGTTAGGTCTCTATTAGTCTACTGTATGTCCCTAGCACAATATTATGTTAG GTCTCTATTAGTCTACTGTATGTCCCTAGCACAATATTATGTTAGGTCTCTATTAGTCTACTGTATGTCCCTAGCACAATATTATGTTAGGTCTCTATTAGTCTACTGTAT GTCCCTAGCACAATATTATGTTAGGTCTCTATTAGTCTACTGTATGTCCCTAGCACAATATTATGTTAGGTCTCTATTAGTCTACTGTATGTCCCTAGCACAATATTATGTTAG GCCTCTGTTAGCCTACTGTATGTCCCTAGCACAATATTATGTTAGGTCTCTGTTAGTCTACTGTATGTCCCTAGCACAATATTATGTTAGGcctctgttagtctactgtaTGTCCCTAGCACAATATTATGTTAGGTCTCTATTAGTCTACTGTATGTCCCTAGCACAATATTATGTTAGGCCTCTGTTAGCCTACTGTATGTCCCTAGCACAATATTATGTTAGGTCTCTGTTAGTCTACTGTATGTCCCTAGCACAATATTATGTTAG GCCTCTGTTAGCCTACTGTATGTCCCTAGCACAATATTATGTTAGGCCTCTGTTAGCCTACTGTATGTCCCTAGCACAATATTATGTTAGGCCTCTGTTAGCCTACTGTATGTCCCTAGCACAATATTATGTTAGGCCTCTATTAG CCTACTCAACAAGCATCACAGACAAATGTACATAA
- the LOC127929160 gene encoding uncharacterized protein LOC127929160 isoform X4: MSAYCMSLAQYYVRSLLVYCMSLAQYYVRSLLVYCMSLAQYYVRSLLVYCMSLAQYYVRSLLVYCMSLAQYYVRSLLVYCMSLAQYYVRSLLVYCMSLAQYYVRSLLVYCMSLAQYYVRSLLVYCMSLAQYYVRSLLVYCMSLAQYYVRPLLAYCMSLAQYYVRSLLVYCMSLAQYYVRSLLVYCMSLAQYYVRPLLAYCMSLAQYYVRSLLVYCMSLAQYYVRPLLVYCMSLAQYYVRSLLVYCMSLAQYYVRPLLAYCMSLAQYYVRSLLVYCMSLAQYYVRPLLAYCMSLAQYYVRPLLAYCMSLAQYYVRPLLAYCMSLAQYYVRPLLAYSTSITDKCT, encoded by the exons ATGTCGGCCTACTGTATGTCCCTAGCACAATATTATGTTAGGTCTCTATTAGTCTACTGTATGTCCCTAGCACAATATTATGTTAGGTCTCTATTAGTCTACTGTATGTCCCTAGCACAATATTATGTTAGGTCTCTATTAGTCTACTGTATGTCCCTAGCACAATATTATGTTAGGTCTCTATTAGTCTACTGTATGTCCCTAGCACAATATTATGTTAG GTCTCTATTAGTCTACTGTATGTCCCTAGCACAATATTATGTTAGGTCTCTATTAGTCTACTGTATGTCCCTAGCACAATATTATGTTAG GTCTCTATTAGTCTACTGTATGTCCCTAGCACAATATTATGTTAGGTCTCTATTAGTCTACTGTATGTCCCTAGCACAATATTATGTTAGGTCTCTATTAGTCTACTGTATGTCCCTAGCACAATATTATGTTAGGCCTCTGTTAGCCTACTGTATGTCCCTAGCACAATATTATGTTAGGTCTCTGTTAGTCTACTGTAT GTCCCTAGCACAATATTATGTTAGGTCTCTATTAGTCTACTGTATGTCCCTAGCACAATATTATGTTAG GCCTCTGTTAGCCTACTGTATGTCCCTAGCACAATATTATGTTAGGTCTCTGTTAGTCTACTGTATGTCCCTAGCACAATATTATGTTAGGcctctgttagtctactgtaTGTCCCTAGCACAATATTATGTTAGGTCTCTATTAGTCTACTGTATGTCCCTAGCACAATATTATGTTAGGCCTCTGTTAGCCTACTGTATGTCCCTAGCACAATATTATGTTAGGTCTCTGTTAGTCTACTGTATGTCCCTAGCACAATATTATGTTAG GCCTCTGTTAGCCTACTGTATGTCCCTAGCACAATATTATGTTAGGCCTCTGTTAGCCTACTGTATGTCCCTAGCACAATATTATGTTAGGCCTCTGTTAGCCTACTGTATGTCCCTAGCACAATATTATGTTAGGCCTCTATTAG CCTACTCAACAAGCATCACAGACAAATGTACATAA
- the LOC127929160 gene encoding uncharacterized protein LOC127929160 isoform X13, whose translation MSAYCMSLAQYYVRSLLVYCMSLAQYYVRSLLVYCMSLAQYYVRSLLVYCMSLAQYYVRSLLVYCMSLAQYYVRSLLVYCMSLAQYYVRSLLVYCMSLAQYYVRSLLVYCMSLAQYYVRSLLVYCMSLAQYYVRSLLVYCMSLAQYYVRSLLVYCMSLAQYYVRPLLAYCMSLAQYYVRSLLVYCMSLAQYYVRPLLVYCMSLAQYYVRSLLVYCMSLAQYYVRPLLAYCMSLAQYYVRSLLVYCMSLAQYYVRPLLAYCMSLAQYYVRPLLAYCMSLAQYYVRPLLAYCMSLAQYYVRPLLAYSTSITDKCT comes from the exons ATGTCGGCCTACTGTATGTCCCTAGCACAATATTATGTTAGGTCTCTATTAGTCTACTGTATGTCCCTAGCACAATATTATGTTAGGTCTCTATTAGTCTACTGTATGTCCCTAGCACAATATTATGTTAGGTCTCTATTAGTCTACTGTATGTCCCTAGCACAATATTATGTTAGGTCTCTATTAGTCTACTGTATGTCCCTAGCACAATATTATGTTAG GTCTCTATTAGTCTACTGTATGTCCCTAGCACAATATTATGTTAGGTCTCTATTAGTCTACTGTATGTCCCTAGCACAATATTATGTTAG GTCTCTATTAGTCTACTGTATGTCCCTAGCACAATATTATGTTAGGTCTCTATTAGTCTACTGTAT GTCCCTAGCACAATATTATGTTAGGTCTCTATTAGTCTACTGTATGTCCCTAGCACAATATTATGTTAGGTCTCTATTAGTCTACTGTATGTCCCTAGCACAATATTATGTTAG GCCTCTGTTAGCCTACTGTATGTCCCTAGCACAATATTATGTTAGGTCTCTGTTAGTCTACTGTATGTCCCTAGCACAATATTATGTTAGGcctctgttagtctactgtaTGTCCCTAGCACAATATTATGTTAGGTCTCTATTAGTCTACTGTATGTCCCTAGCACAATATTATGTTAGGCCTCTGTTAGCCTACTGTATGTCCCTAGCACAATATTATGTTAGGTCTCTGTTAGTCTACTGTATGTCCCTAGCACAATATTATGTTAG GCCTCTGTTAGCCTACTGTATGTCCCTAGCACAATATTATGTTAGGCCTCTGTTAGCCTACTGTATGTCCCTAGCACAATATTATGTTAGGCCTCTGTTAGCCTACTGTATGTCCCTAGCACAATATTATGTTAGGCCTCTATTAG CCTACTCAACAAGCATCACAGACAAATGTACATAA